The Clostridium aceticum genomic interval TAATAACCAACCCTTAAGTGACATAGACTCTATAAAATTGAGAAGAGATGTCGTCATGCTTCCACAAGCCCCTGCTATCTTTAGTGGGAGTATAAAGGATAATTTATTAATAGGACTGAAGTTTTCTGAGAGACCACTTGCCTCTGATAATCAGCTTTATGAAGTATTAAAATTAGTAAAGCTGAATAAAGAACTAAGTCAAGATACTGAAAAGTTATCTGGTGGGGAAAAGCAAAGGGTCGCTCTAGCTAGAGTAATTCTTATGAATCCAGAAGTACTATTACTCGACGAGCCTTCTTCTGCTCTTGATGAAGATACTGAGCATATAATTATCGAGTCACTGGTAAATTACACCAAAGAAAGTGATAAGACCCTTATTATGGTCACCCATTCTAAAAAAGTAGCAAGTCAATTTGCTGATGAAATTATTGAGATAAAGCAAGGTAAGATAATCAACGGAAAGGGGGTATAAACTATGGATGGAGTAATAGAACTTCAATTATGGCAGATGGCAGCAGCTTATATTTTTGTTGTTATTCTATTGTTTATTGTAAGGATGAGGGGAATCTCAAGAGAAAAAGAAATCCTTATTTCTTCTATAAGAATGACAGTTCAACTTATATTAGTAGGTTATATACTTGTCTATTTATTTAATAATATTAACCCTTTAAATACAATTATCGTCATAGTTGTTATGGAGGTATTTGCTATTCATAATATCTATAAAAGGACGAAAGGAAAGCTTTCTAAACCTCTAAAAAAGATTATTGCTATATCCATGTTATTTGGTACATTATCAAGCCTTATTTATTTCTTACTCGTAGTAATTAATATCTCTCCTTGGTATGATCCTAGATACTTCATTCCCATCGCTGGAATGCTTATTGGCAATTCCATGACAGGCATTTCACTTGGAGTAACAAGACTTGTAGGTGGCATGTATTCCGAGAGGCATCTTATTGAGTCAGCATTGATGCTTGGTGCAACCCCTAAAATGGCTGTAAAACAAATAGTAGATAATGCTTTTGATTCTGCAATCCTCCCAACAATTAACTCTATGGTAGGGATGGGTATCGTATTTTTACCTGGAATGATGACTGGGCAAATTTTATCTGGCATATCTCCTGTTACCGCTATTGAATATCAGATAGCAATCATGCTTGGTATTCTTGGCAGTGTTGCCCTCACTGTCATACTATTTGTACAGCTAGGCTATAAAACTTTCTTTAATGAAGAAAATCAATTGATCATAAACGACTAGGAATCAATGGGACGCAATGGGACGGGGTTGTCACTTCTTAGGGATATAAATCCTTCTTAGCTTATGCAGATTTTTACAACTTTGCATTTTCCAAGAAGGATTTAGATACTGATACCGCTACTTTATATCTTTAAGCTCTATTTCTAAAATCGCCTGAGCAGTACTACGGCCCAGTGCATCAAGTCCTAATGTTCTACAGGAACCTCCATCAAGTGAATGCTCCAAAACAAAATTCAGTGAAGAAAGTCCGTCAATTTCATAACGTGTTACTGAGCCTTTACACATATCACGAAAGAAATATTGTACCCTTTCTGCGGATAGCTGCTCTTTAATAAATTCATAATCAGATTCTCTGTATGGAATAACGCTGATATTCACCATATTGCCTTTATCACCAGCGCGAGCATGTGCAATATCTCGTAGCTTCATATCTCCACCTCCTCATATCTAACCGTAGCAACAACATCCCTAGCAGGAATGAAAATTGATGTGACGGAATATGACCTTCTCATCTTTGTATCTATACCGGTAGAACTGGCGGGACCATTTGTGTAGAGGAATCCGAATTCATCCATATATAACTTTGCTTCTTCCTCTGTTTTTGTGCGAACTGACATACGTAGCATTATTTCACTGTGTCTGTCGGTGGAATAGTAGTCAGAAGTGGCTGTCTTGCAAAGTGCATTGTAGCCTACATAATCTGTACGGCTATCAATCGGCTTTATCCCCACAATTTTTGCCCGTTTCCAAATAATGTCCGCACACAACTCCGCTAATTTTAATGAATTACTGCCTGCAAAAGTAACTATACCCGTAGCTATGAAGCCGTCAGTGTACCCCACATTGACCTTCAGGGTCTCTGGAATTCCTTTTGAGACTGCTCCTGTTACTTTAACAGCATCTTTTCCTATC includes:
- a CDS encoding ABC transporter ATP-binding protein codes for the protein MFLLKEVKYKDILNIESLSIKKHKTTCIVGESGSGKTTLLRLLNKLISYDRGEIFYNNQPLSDIDSIKLRRDVVMLPQAPAIFSGSIKDNLLIGLKFSERPLASDNQLYEVLKLVKLNKELSQDTEKLSGGEKQRVALARVILMNPEVLLLDEPSSALDEDTEHIIIESLVNYTKESDKTLIMVTHSKKVASQFADEIIEIKQGKIINGKGV
- a CDS encoding AtuA-related protein, with the protein product MKLRDIAHARAGDKGNMVNISVIPYRESDYEFIKEQLSAERVQYFFRDMCKGSVTRYEIDGLSSLNFVLEHSLDGGSCRTLGLDALGRSTAQAILEIELKDIK
- a CDS encoding ABC transporter permease, with translation MDGVIELQLWQMAAAYIFVVILLFIVRMRGISREKEILISSIRMTVQLILVGYILVYLFNNINPLNTIIVIVVMEVFAIHNIYKRTKGKLSKPLKKIIAISMLFGTLSSLIYFLLVVINISPWYDPRYFIPIAGMLIGNSMTGISLGVTRLVGGMYSERHLIESALMLGATPKMAVKQIVDNAFDSAILPTINSMVGMGIVFLPGMMTGQILSGISPVTAIEYQIAIMLGILGSVALTVILFVQLGYKTFFNEENQLIIND